DNA sequence from the Paenibacillus physcomitrellae genome:
CGCTGTTGATCCATATCGAACTCGTATTTCTTTCCATGATTTTTGCGATTCTTGTAGGCATCTCTTTAGGCATCTGTATTACGCGCGTTCCCCGCCTGAAGGGCATTACGCTGGGGACAGCCGGAATTTTGCAGACGATTCCAAGTCTTGCGCTGTTGGGTTTTATGATTCCACTCTTCGGGATTGGCATGAACACCGCAGTTGCCGCTCTATTCCTTTACTCTTTGCTTCCGATCATCCGAAATACGTATACCGGAATCACCGATGTGGATAAGGCTGTTGTTGAGGCAGCACGGGGGATGGGGATGACGAGCAGGCAGATCCTGTTCCGTGTTCAGCTGCCGCTTGCTATGAGTGTCATTATGGCAGGGGTTCGAACGGCTACGGTCATTAATATCGGTACAGCCACACTGGCTGCATTTATTGGGGCCGGAGGGCTTGGGGAGTTTATTTTCCTCGGCATACAGAGAAATATCGAAGCGCTGACGCTGCTGGGCGCAGTCCCGGCTGCCTTGCTGGCTATCATTATTGATTATTTATTGGGCCTGCTTGAGAAATTAACGACACCAAAAGGACTGAAAGTCTAGTAATCCTTGACTCTAATCATCCTTGATAGTCTTATCTATCTGAAATCGTTTGGAGGAATCACAATGAACCGTATTAATAAAAAGCTATTTAGTTCTTCAGTCATTCTGATGTCTTTAATCCTTATTCTGGCTGCTTGTGGAAGCTCTAAAGATACAGCCGGTGCGAACAGCGGCAAAGAAATTACGATGGGTTCCAAGAACTTCACCGAAAACATACTGGTGGCCGAGATGATGGCTCAGCTGATCGAAGCCAAGACAGACATCAAGGTGAACCGGAAGCTGAATCTGGGAGGTTCCAACGTTGTCTGGACGGCTCTGAAGAATAATGAAATTCAGCTCTATCCCGATTACACAGGAACAGTTGTGGCTAACTACTACCAGGAGAAAACAGGGACGGCGGAGGAAACGCTGGAGCGTGCAAAAGAACTGGTTAAACAGGATAAATTGGTCTTCCTTGACCCGCTTGGCTTTAACAATACGTATACTCTGGCTGTAACCAAAAGTACGGCCGAGAAGTATAATCTGAAGACCTACTCCGATCTTGCCAAAGTATCCCCTGATTTGGTTCTGGGCGTAGAATTTGAATTCCTGGATCGGGACGACGGTTACCCGGGTGTACAAAAGCTGTATAATATGAACTTCAAAACAGCAAAAGGTATGGACCACGGCATCATGTATCAAGCGATCAAAGGCGGAGAAACCGACGTAACGAATGCTTATTCTACGGATGCCCAAATTAAAGCCAATGATCTGGTCATTTTGGAGGATGATAAACAATTTTTCCCGCCGTATTATGCAGCCCCCATCATACGCCAGGACACGCTGGATCAGTATCCGGAGATTGCTGATGTGTTAAAAACGATGAATGATTCCATTACGGAAGAAGATATGCAGGATCTGAACGGGAAAGTGGACATCGAGGGATTAAAGGAAGATCAAGTGGCCCATGATTTCCTTGTCGAGAAGGGCTTGATCGAATCTTAATACGAAATGCCGGTTTCACCTGCAATTAGAATGATAGTTATGAAAAATTAAGGAGCTAAGCGGTCTGTTCTCGCTTAGCTCTTTGGTTTTTGCCATTCATGGCAGTCTTCTTGAGCCACAGGCTCCGGCTTGAGAATCGCTGATAACGGTGCCAGGGAGTTTTCCTAACTGAGATTTAAATAGGACAGACAGCTGTCAGGTTTAAGTCTGTATATTTAAGTAGGCCGAACGGGAGAGTAAGGGAGAAGGAAAGGAGGTCTATAACATGGATATAACTGAAGCTGTTAAACGTTCCGTTCAGATCCGAAACCTTTATCATGAGCTGGAGATTCGGCATCACGGGAACAAATGGAGCATCGAGGAAGATGCCCTAGCCTTTCTGACGGACGCCGGACTAGTGGGGCGCCTGACGATGGCTCAGCAGGAGCGTTGGCCTGCAGGAGCTGATCCCGAGCCGGGATTGGAGCAGAAGCTGGCTGAATGCCTGTGGTGGCTGATCGTGCTGGCCGATCGGATGGATTTGGACTTTGAAGCAGCCGTGGGGAAATTCCTGAAGGATAAGGAGCGGCTTCTAGGCGAGTAAAAAGGGGCATTCTTCCTGTTCTCAGGCAAGAATGCTTCTTTTTTAACGGGATCATAGATAATAAATACAGGGAAAAATCTAGGCGAGACGGTAAAGGAAAGGGGCTCCCCGTCCTGTCTCTGATAAGATCCGAAATATTCTCCGAACTGGGGCACATATTCGATGTCCTTGAAAGATAAGTTATCATTGCCATACTTAGCAAAGACAGAGATACGGGTGGATGAGAGGGCAGTGATCTTTTGAACAACAGGAATTTGCTCAAGCAGGAAAAGCACAAGTATAGCAATTAGTACATACCTGAACTTTCTCTTTCTGAATGGGTTGCCGCGCATCTTCATTCTCCTTTGTCAGGAACACAATAAATTCGAAACAGGCAGGAGGACTTATGAGGATAAGATCCCTGATAATAAGTTAACACAGAAAAATGTGAAGTCCCGCTTAGTTTGTTTATCAAAAGGGAAACGACCTTCAATTGCGGACAACCCCCTTTGTATGCTATAAAAGAGATAGTTTGTGCCCGGACGGCTCGTCCGTCAAGGGCCCTAAAATGGCCGTAAAGGAGCTGCTGCAATCCCATGTCTACTGAAATGAACACGCAGGAAGTTATTAATCTGATCAAAACCAGCAAGAAGAAAACGCCGGTTAAAGTATATCTCAAAGGAAATCTGGATGCTGTATCATTCGGGGAGAACGTGAAGACGTTTATTACCGGCGGCAGCGGCGTTGTATTTGGCGATTGGGCCGATATTCAAGGCGTGCTTGAAGCCAACAGCGCTAATATCGAAGATTATGTTGTGGAAAATGACCGCCGCAACTCCGCGATCCCGCTGCTTGACCTGAAAAACATCAACGCTCGCATCGAGCCGGGCGCTTACATTCGTGAAATGGTCAACATTGGCGACAACGCCGTCATCATGATGGGCGCGGTGATCAACATCGGCGTATCCATCGGCGAAGGCACCATGATCGACATGGGCGCTGTCCTTGGCGGACGCGTACAAGTCGGCAAAATGTGCCACATCGGCGCTGGCACAGTGCTGGCAGGCGTTATCGAGCCGCCGTCCGCACAACCAGTAGTTGTCGAAGACGACGTATTGATCGGGGCTAACGCCGTTGTGCTTGAAGGTGTACGCATTGGCGAAGGTGCTGTCGTAGCCGCTGGCGCCGTCGTGACTGAAAATGTTCCTCCGTTCACCGTAGTTGCCGGTACGCCTGCACGCGTGATCAAACAAGTGGATGACAAAACGAAATCCAAAACGGAAATTTTGGCTGAGCTCCGTACGCTGTAAGCGAACGGCAAGATTTGAACCAGCCCGTCTGCAAACCGGCTAAATCCAAACTTGGAGATGCTTTATAATTAAACAAGCTTAGAAAGCTCGGCGTACACCGCCGGGCTTTCTGTCTACATAAGACAGGGGGAAGACGTTGATGAACCAATGGGTGAAGGACAGAGAGAACATTTTGATCGGCATCCGCCGCGATCTGCACCAAATTCCGGAGCCGGGGTTTGAAGAATTTAAAACCCAGCGGTATCTGCTGAATGTTCTGGCGGGGCTGCCGCAGGAACGGATGGAGATCCGGACGTGGAGAACCGGCATTCTGGTGAAAATCACTGGCACGGGTGCCGAACCGCGCCGCAAATTCGGCTACCGCGCCGATATGGACGGGCTGCCGATCGAAGAGGAGACGGGCTATGAATTCCGCTCGACGCATAAAGGGTATATGCACGCCTGCGGACATGATCTGCACATGACGATCGGCCTGGGCATCGTCACTTATTTTGCGCAAAGCGAGCATGCGATCAGCGATGATCTTATCGTTATCTTCCAGCCTGCCGAAGAGGGGCCGGGCGGGGCGCAGCCGATGCTGGAGAGCGCGGAGCTGGCGGACTGGTTGCCGGACCAGATCGTGGCGCTGCACGTCGCGCCGGAATATCCGGTCGGCACGATTGCGACGCGCCCGGGCATTTTGTTCGCCAATACGTCGGAGCTGTTCATCGACCTGGTCGGCACCGGCGGGCATGCGGCTTATCCGCATAAAGCCAATGACATGGTGGTTGCGGCCTGCCAGCTGGTCGGCCAGCTGCAGACGGTCGTCGCCCGCAACATTGATCCGCTGGATTCGGCCGTCATCACAATCGGGAAGATCGACGGCGGCACGAAGCAGAACATCATCGCCGAACGGGCGCGGCTGGAGGGTACGATCCGCACGTTGTCGGCGGAGTCGATGACGAAGATCAAATCGCGGATCGAGAACCTGGTCTCCGGCATCGAAACCGGCTTTGAATGCCGGGCTGAAATCGACTATGGCGCGAATTACCGCCAGGTCTATAACGAAGCGGAGCTGACGCGGGAGTTCATGGGATGGCTTGAGCAGCGGGAGGACGTTACGCTGTTTGAATGCACGGAAGCGATGACGGGCGAGGATTTCGGTTATTTTCTGGCGGAGATCCCCGGGTTCATGTTCTGGCTGGGCGTAGATACTCCTTACGGGCTGCATCATGCCAAGCTGGAGCCAAAGGAAGAGGCGATTAGCTTGGCGGTTTCGACGGTAGCCGATTATCTGACCTGGAAGTCAGGCCAGCCTGTCTGAAAGGTGTGACTATAATCACAATTTCATAGGGTGTCTTTTCTTACAATGGATTTGTTATTACAAATTTTAAGTATTTAACGAATCCCGTGGAAGGAAGGAACCCTCATGTTAAGTCAGCAAACGATAGAAATTATAAAATCGACCGTTCCGGTCTTGGAAGTTCATGGCCAGACGATTACCTCCGTTTTCTATAAAAGAATGTTCGAAGCCCATCCGGAGCTGCTCCATATATTCAACCAGGCCAACCAGCGGCAGGGCAAACAATCGACCGCACTGGCCGGTGCCGTTTACGCGGCTGCCGCCAACATCGACCGGCTGGAGAATATTTTGCCGGTTGTGAAGCAGATCGCTCAGAAGCACCGGGCGCTGCAGATCAAACCGGAGCATTATCCGATCGTCGGGGAGAATCTGCTTGCCGCGATTAAAGAGGTGCTCGGAGAAGCGGCAACGCCGGAGATTATGGAAGCTTGGAGCCAGGCTTACGGCGTGATTGCCGACGCGTTTATCGGCATTGAAGCCGAGATGTACAAGGAAGCTGAAGAAGCCAAAGGGGGATGGTCCGGCTACCGGGCTTTTGTGGTGGAGCGGAAAGTGAAGGAGAGCGAAGTCATTACTTCTTTTTATCTAAAACCGCAGGACGGCGGCGAGATCGCTTCTTATCTCCCAGGCCAATACATCACCCTGCGCGTGCAGCCGGAAGGCTCGGCTTATACGCATATCCGGCACTACAGCTTGTCTGCGGCTCCAGGCGGAAAGGTCTACCGGATCTCCGTCCGGCGCGAGGAGGCTGGGGAAGGAAAACCGGCGGGCGTTGTATCCAATTACCTGCACGATCAGGTGCGGGAAGGAAACGTTGTTGACGTGAGTGCGCCAGCGGGTGTTTTTACGTTGGACCAGCAGCGGAATACTCCTGTCGTACTGATCAGCGGAGGCGTGGGTTTGACGCCGATGGTGAGCATGCTGGAGACGCTGCTGAAGGAGCAGCCGCACCGTAAAGTTACGTACATTCATACTGCGGAGAACGGAAGTTATCATGCGATGAAGCCGCATGTCGAAGAGCTTGAGGCGGAACACGAACAAATGACTTCTTATATTTGTTATAAAAATCCGCTGGAAGGGGACAGCTGCCATAAAACCGGGTATATCGACGAAACCTGGCTCCGGCAGATGGCCGATCCGGCCGCCGATTTTTATTTCTGCGGACCGGTTACGTTCATGCGCACGGTTTACGCTGCCTTGAATCAAATGGGGATACCGGAAGACCGGATCCATTATGAGTTTTTTGGACCGGCTGCCGAGCTTCAGGAGGCCTGATTTGAGGATTTTGTTTGAGGGTTGGGTTTGAGGGTTTGGTTTAGCCCGCGACGAAATGAATAGGATTTACAGATCGAAATGGAGCTTTCATCACGGATCCCCCTGGACAGAACGTTTTTGCGAAAACGTTTGTTCAGGGGGATTTTTTTGCTTAGGAGAGAAATTAGCGACTTAAGAAACAACGACTTAGGAAAACAACGGCTTAGAAAAACACCGACTTAAAAAATTAACGATTTAAGAAATATCTGTACACCTTCTCCAGCTTCTCCGCCTGCCGGCCTTTCGGGCTTTCCATGCTGCCGAATTCAAACATTTTCACCTTTTTGATGCCTACGAAATTTAATAAAGCTCTTTTCATCAGGATCTTGGGGGCATTGTTCAGGTAAATCAACGGATAACCGGCCGGACCTTTCATGGTGGAAATGCAGACGGCGCTTTTGCCCTTGAGCAGTCCCTCCGGAAAAGGGCCTTTCTTATCCCTGTAGGCGAAATTGGATGCAAACATTTGATCAATATAACCGAGCAGCATGGCCGGAGGGCGGCCCCACCAGATCGGATAAACAAACACGAGCCGGTCCGCCCACGTAATCTGCTGCCTGTATGTTTCAAGGGCCGGGTTGCGGTGCATATCCCTTCTGCGCTGTTCCTCGTTAAAAACAAGCACCGGATTAAACCCTTCGGCATACAAATCCAGCACCTGGACCTCGGTTGAATCTGGATTCTCCTCGCAGCCTTGAAGCACCTTTTGCAGAAATGCATAGCAAAGGCTGTCGTGATTGGGATGCGCATAAATAATTAACGTTTTCATGGATAAAGCAGCCACCTCCATTGTAATAGTTCCTTTGACCAAAGATTGCACTAGAAAAAGCCCATTCCCTAAGGAATGAGCTCTTATTCTAGTCCTGCTCCAGCTTGCCTACGAAACCTTCCAACCGGTCCAGCGCCCGCTCCAGCGCTTCTTGGGCATACGCATAAGAGATGCGGATATAGCCTTCCCCATATTCGGAAAAAGCGCTGCCCGGCACCACGGCCACGCCGGCTTCATCAAGCAGCCTAAGAGCGAAGTCCATGGACTTCAAGCCAAACTTTTCTACCGATACAAAAAGATAAAAGGCCCCTTCCGGCTTCACAAGCGGAAGTCCCATCGCGGTCAGACGGTCGTAGACGTAATCGCGCCGTTCCCGGTAAGCCTCCCGCATCGGCAGTGCGTCGTCATAACCGTTCGTCAGCGCCTCCAGCGCCGCGTATTGGCTGACCGAGCTTGCGCAGGTGACGTTGTACTGGTGCACCTTAATCATATGTTTCGTAATTTCCGCAGGCGCAAAAGTAAAGCCGATCCTCCAGCCCGTCATGGAGTGGGATTTGGATAACCCGTTAATAACAACGGTTTTCCCGCGCATGCCGTTCATGGCAGCAATGGAGTGATGTCCGCCTTCATAGATCAGCTCGCTGTAGATCTCGTCCGAGATGACGAATACTTCTTGTTCGGCCAGCAGCGCCGCAATTTCCTGCAATTCCTCGCGGGCCAAAACCCTGCCCGTAGGGTTGGAGGGATAGCCGAGCACGACGATTTTGGTCCGCGGCGTGAGTTTGGCGGCGATCAGGTCGGCCGTCATTTTAAAGCCTGTGCTTCGTGTATCGACGTATACGGGAACCCCGCCCGACAAGCGGATGAGCGGTTCGTATCCCGGATAAATCGGCCCCTGAAGAATAACCTCGTCCCCCGGACTCAGCAGCGTACGCAGCGCGATATCCAGCGCTTCGCTGGCCCCGTTCGTTACGATCACCTCATCCGCACCGTTGTAGGATAAGCCGTATTTGCGGCGGAGGAAGTCGGCTGCCGCCTCGCGCAGCGCCGGAAGCCCGGCATTTGGCGTATAGACGGTGCGTCCCTCGTCCAGAGCTTGTTTGGCCGCCTCAATAATGTGGGCGGGAGTCGGAAAGTCCGGCTGCCCGATGGTCAGCGACAAGGCACCCGGATATTCCGCAACCTTGTTGGCGATCTGGCGGATGCCGCTGATTTGAATGTCTCGTACGTTAGCGTTGATTAAATGTTCCATAAGTTCTTTAGGCACCTGCCTTTGTCCGTAGTCAAAAAAATCTCTATGACTAGTGTACAACAGGAGAGAGGAGATGGGTATAGGGACGGGCAAACGGGTCTATTCTCCGTCCGCCAACGCCCAAACAGAGACGCTGCCGCCATTTACCTTAAACTCGGCAAAGCCGTCTTCGCCGATTTCGATCTGCTCTTTGCGGTTGCCGGTCAGGTCCGTCCAGACCTCTCCGGCCCGGTTTTTTCCGACGGACATGCGTTTGCTGCCTTCCGCACCGTTCGCTATCAGAACGGCGCAGCCGGAGCCGGGCAGCTCAGGATCGCCCAGGCGGACCCAGCCGATGGTGCTTGGGTGATCGAAATAGTCCTGCTGCTCGCCATAAGCTTTGTTAGCCCGGGCATAGAGCAGGGGATCGAGGGCTTGTTTTTTGCCGGGAAGAGGATTCTCCCCGCCAATGCCGAAATAGTCGCCGTAGAAGACGACCGGATACCCGTCCTTGCGCAGCAGAATGAGCGAGTAAGCACTGGGCTTAAACCAGTCCTGCACCCACGACTCCAGCGACTCGCTCGGCTGTGAATCATGATTGTCTACGAAGGTTACGGCATTTAGCGGATGGGAGGCTACCAGCGTATCCTCGAAGATCGTCCGCAGGTCGAAGTTTTTTCCTGCTGCGGAGGCCGCTTGAAGCTTGTAGTGCAGGGAGACGTCAAACAGGTCGATCTGATAATCGACATTGTCCAGGAACTGCCGGCAGTTGTTCAGATCCGGGTTCCAGAACTCACCGACCATGTAGAAGGTCTCTCCGCGTTTCCCCTTCATGGCGGCGGCAAACTCCCGGATGAAGTTGTGGTTGATATGTTTAATGGCATCCAGACGCAGACCGCCGCAGCCGGTTGTATCCAGCAGCCATTCGCCCCACTTGATCATCTCCTCACGGACAACCGGGTGGTTATAGTCGATATTGGCGAACATCAGGTAATCGTAATTGCCGAATTCGTGCACGACGTTCTGGTTCCAGTCCTTGTTGTCGCCCAGAATCCGGAAGATGCCTTGCCGTTTCTTGCTCTGATCGAAATCGGTCCCGTTAAAATGCTCGAAATTCCAGGTAAAAGGGGAATACTTCCCTTTACGGCCCGGGAACGTAAATCTGGTCCAGCCTTCGATTTCAAAAGGCTCCGAGATGACTTCCGTCCGGTTGTCGGGGTTGACCTCGACGACCTTGAATTTTTCCGTCTCATCGGCTCCGGCCTTATGGTTCATGACGACATCGATATAAACCTCGATTCTGTTCTCTCTGCAGGTCTTGATAGCGTTAATCAGCTGCTCTTTAGTCCCGTATTTGGTTCGGGTCTGGCCTTTCTGGTCAAACTCCCCGAGATCGTATAAATCGTAAACGGCATATCCGGTATCCTCCGGCGTCTGCGCTTTGGTCACCGGGGGAATCCAGACCGAATCAATCCCGCTTTCCTTAAGCTGCGGAGCAAGCTTGGCCAGTCTGTCCCAATGTTTCCCGTCCGCGGGTAAATGCCACTCAAAGAACTGCATAATCGTATGATTTCGTTTCATGATGGACGGCCTCCTTATCTGCATATATCAAAGTTACCCTGCGAGCGGGCCCTTATAACGCTCTTATAATCATGATGCTAAAGAACGGTTTTTTGACCAGACAGTTGAACAATTTCGAACGAAAGATATAGTTATAATATGGACATTCATGCCTTTATTTAACAGGATACGAGGTGACAGAAGAAACGGATGATTGGCAGATTCCGTTTAGATAACAGATGACAGAGACCGAGAAGCCTCAAATGAAAATGTGCATGTTTTGCAAGCAGCTCAAGCCTGTCCAGGATTTCCGCAGACGGACAGGCCGGAGAGCCGGTGCCGGCTCACGCCGCGGCCCCTGCCGCGATTGCCGCGAGCTGCAGCGGAAAGAAGAGAAGGAGCGAAAGCAGCTCGGCGGGCCGGACAGCCAGAAGCTTCAGGAAGCTTCCACGCTGCTCCAGCCCGGCCGGCAGCAGGAACGAAGTCAAATCGGGGTTCCAGATCAAGCTGGGAACGCCCAGTCTTTAACACGGGCCGGACGTGCAGCCGGAGCGAACCGCCCGAATCAGCCTGCCAAGCCGCAAAAGCAAACGAAATCAACAGCGGAATCAGTGTACCAAGCCAAAACTCAATCCAATCCAAAGCCAAACCCCAAGCCAAAGCCAAAAAATAAACAACTCCCGGCAGGTCAACCCGCACAGGAGGATGTTCAGCAGTTAAAGCCGATGCGTTCCGGAATGGTGCGCATGCGGGGGAAAAGCGACAAAGGACGGCGCTGGCAGCAGGAGATTGAGCTGGAACTGGCAAGACTGCTGGTACAGGAGCACGCCGCGGTGATCGTGAACCGTCATACGATCCGCAGGTTGTTTACGAACCGGGAATTCAAACATTTTATCCTCGAAAGAGATCACTACACCTGTCATTTCTGCGGCGGGTATGGGGATACGATCGACCATCTGCTTCCTCGGGCCAAAGGTGGGCATACCACGCCGCTGAACTGCGTATGTGCCTGCAATGCCTGCAATCAGAGTAAAGCCGACCGGGACTTGGAGGACTTTATGTCCTCGGTAGTTGCCCCGCACAAATAAAGCCAAGCCGGAAGCGGGCTCACCTTTTACGGAACTGAAGAACGTACAAGAACCTTTAGCACGCCGCTTTAAAACCGTTAGAACGCTTTAGGTACTTTAAGTTTTAAGTATCTTTGGGTATTCTGCAGCGCGTTCTTCTGTCCTTCCGTAAAATGAGCCCTTTGTCCGGCTTGACTTTTTCATGTTTGTTTCGACAATAATTGTCAAGTCTGGATTCCACGTGGAACATTTTGTCGAAATAGATCGTTTACCTGCTGAACTGCCTTGCTTCACTCTTGATTTGCCTGAGTATGCATCAACCAAATCCGCGTCAAAGGACCGTGTTTGCCGTATACAGGATCTATGTCGGGAACTGGTACACGGCTGA
Encoded proteins:
- a CDS encoding ABC transporter permease → MNQKSLMQQIIQQLDSRWQDLISALLIHIELVFLSMIFAILVGISLGICITRVPRLKGITLGTAGILQTIPSLALLGFMIPLFGIGMNTAVAALFLYSLLPIIRNTYTGITDVDKAVVEAARGMGMTSRQILFRVQLPLAMSVIMAGVRTATVINIGTATLAAFIGAGGLGEFIFLGIQRNIEALTLLGAVPAALLAIIIDYLLGLLEKLTTPKGLKV
- a CDS encoding glycine betaine ABC transporter substrate-binding protein, whose translation is MSLILILAACGSSKDTAGANSGKEITMGSKNFTENILVAEMMAQLIEAKTDIKVNRKLNLGGSNVVWTALKNNEIQLYPDYTGTVVANYYQEKTGTAEETLERAKELVKQDKLVFLDPLGFNNTYTLAVTKSTAEKYNLKTYSDLAKVSPDLVLGVEFEFLDRDDGYPGVQKLYNMNFKTAKGMDHGIMYQAIKGGETDVTNAYSTDAQIKANDLVILEDDKQFFPPYYAAPIIRQDTLDQYPEIADVLKTMNDSITEEDMQDLNGKVDIEGLKEDQVAHDFLVEKGLIES
- a CDS encoding MazG-like protein, translating into MDITEAVKRSVQIRNLYHELEIRHHGNKWSIEEDALAFLTDAGLVGRLTMAQQERWPAGADPEPGLEQKLAECLWWLIVLADRMDLDFEAAVGKFLKDKERLLGE
- the dapD gene encoding 2,3,4,5-tetrahydropyridine-2,6-dicarboxylate N-acetyltransferase gives rise to the protein MSTEMNTQEVINLIKTSKKKTPVKVYLKGNLDAVSFGENVKTFITGGSGVVFGDWADIQGVLEANSANIEDYVVENDRRNSAIPLLDLKNINARIEPGAYIREMVNIGDNAVIMMGAVINIGVSIGEGTMIDMGAVLGGRVQVGKMCHIGAGTVLAGVIEPPSAQPVVVEDDVLIGANAVVLEGVRIGEGAVVAAGAVVTENVPPFTVVAGTPARVIKQVDDKTKSKTEILAELRTL
- a CDS encoding N-acetyldiaminopimelate deacetylase, with protein sequence MNQWVKDRENILIGIRRDLHQIPEPGFEEFKTQRYLLNVLAGLPQERMEIRTWRTGILVKITGTGAEPRRKFGYRADMDGLPIEEETGYEFRSTHKGYMHACGHDLHMTIGLGIVTYFAQSEHAISDDLIVIFQPAEEGPGGAQPMLESAELADWLPDQIVALHVAPEYPVGTIATRPGILFANTSELFIDLVGTGGHAAYPHKANDMVVAACQLVGQLQTVVARNIDPLDSAVITIGKIDGGTKQNIIAERARLEGTIRTLSAESMTKIKSRIENLVSGIETGFECRAEIDYGANYRQVYNEAELTREFMGWLEQREDVTLFECTEAMTGEDFGYFLAEIPGFMFWLGVDTPYGLHHAKLEPKEEAISLAVSTVADYLTWKSGQPV
- the hmpA gene encoding NO-inducible flavohemoprotein, whose protein sequence is MLSQQTIEIIKSTVPVLEVHGQTITSVFYKRMFEAHPELLHIFNQANQRQGKQSTALAGAVYAAAANIDRLENILPVVKQIAQKHRALQIKPEHYPIVGENLLAAIKEVLGEAATPEIMEAWSQAYGVIADAFIGIEAEMYKEAEEAKGGWSGYRAFVVERKVKESEVITSFYLKPQDGGEIASYLPGQYITLRVQPEGSAYTHIRHYSLSAAPGGKVYRISVRREEAGEGKPAGVVSNYLHDQVREGNVVDVSAPAGVFTLDQQRNTPVVLISGGVGLTPMVSMLETLLKEQPHRKVTYIHTAENGSYHAMKPHVEELEAEHEQMTSYICYKNPLEGDSCHKTGYIDETWLRQMADPAADFYFCGPVTFMRTVYAALNQMGIPEDRIHYEFFGPAAELQEA
- a CDS encoding NAD(P)H-dependent oxidoreductase, which gives rise to MKTLIIYAHPNHDSLCYAFLQKVLQGCEENPDSTEVQVLDLYAEGFNPVLVFNEEQRRRDMHRNPALETYRQQITWADRLVFVYPIWWGRPPAMLLGYIDQMFASNFAYRDKKGPFPEGLLKGKSAVCISTMKGPAGYPLIYLNNAPKILMKRALLNFVGIKKVKMFEFGSMESPKGRQAEKLEKVYRYFLNR
- a CDS encoding aminotransferase A; translation: MEHLINANVRDIQISGIRQIANKVAEYPGALSLTIGQPDFPTPAHIIEAAKQALDEGRTVYTPNAGLPALREAAADFLRRKYGLSYNGADEVIVTNGASEALDIALRTLLSPGDEVILQGPIYPGYEPLIRLSGGVPVYVDTRSTGFKMTADLIAAKLTPRTKIVVLGYPSNPTGRVLAREELQEIAALLAEQEVFVISDEIYSELIYEGGHHSIAAMNGMRGKTVVINGLSKSHSMTGWRIGFTFAPAEITKHMIKVHQYNVTCASSVSQYAALEALTNGYDDALPMREAYRERRDYVYDRLTAMGLPLVKPEGAFYLFVSVEKFGLKSMDFALRLLDEAGVAVVPGSAFSEYGEGYIRISYAYAQEALERALDRLEGFVGKLEQD
- a CDS encoding alpha-amylase; amino-acid sequence: MKRNHTIMQFFEWHLPADGKHWDRLAKLAPQLKESGIDSVWIPPVTKAQTPEDTGYAVYDLYDLGEFDQKGQTRTKYGTKEQLINAIKTCRENRIEVYIDVVMNHKAGADETEKFKVVEVNPDNRTEVISEPFEIEGWTRFTFPGRKGKYSPFTWNFEHFNGTDFDQSKKRQGIFRILGDNKDWNQNVVHEFGNYDYLMFANIDYNHPVVREEMIKWGEWLLDTTGCGGLRLDAIKHINHNFIREFAAAMKGKRGETFYMVGEFWNPDLNNCRQFLDNVDYQIDLFDVSLHYKLQAASAAGKNFDLRTIFEDTLVASHPLNAVTFVDNHDSQPSESLESWVQDWFKPSAYSLILLRKDGYPVVFYGDYFGIGGENPLPGKKQALDPLLYARANKAYGEQQDYFDHPSTIGWVRLGDPELPGSGCAVLIANGAEGSKRMSVGKNRAGEVWTDLTGNRKEQIEIGEDGFAEFKVNGGSVSVWALADGE
- a CDS encoding HNH endonuclease; amino-acid sequence: MTETEKPQMKMCMFCKQLKPVQDFRRRTGRRAGAGSRRGPCRDCRELQRKEEKERKQLGGPDSQKLQEASTLLQPGRQQERSQIGVPDQAGNAQSLTRAGRAAGANRPNQPAKPQKQTKSTAESVYQAKTQSNPKPNPKPKPKNKQLPAGQPAQEDVQQLKPMRSGMVRMRGKSDKGRRWQQEIELELARLLVQEHAAVIVNRHTIRRLFTNREFKHFILERDHYTCHFCGGYGDTIDHLLPRAKGGHTTPLNCVCACNACNQSKADRDLEDFMSSVVAPHK